One stretch of Balneola sp. MJW-20 DNA includes these proteins:
- the amrB gene encoding AmmeMemoRadiSam system protein B, with amino-acid sequence MFSSKTDPIPPLRYDIQVIEVAQDGQDYLLFQDMLGYATEGFAIPAEMEPILSLIDGSRSVQQLMPFVGEGATEEELLQYIQFLDQHRLLDSDFFAKSAEETEDRYEASSIHHSNTAGGSYPDSPAELKSQLDEAFAKYETSEPVSEAAALYAPHIDPRVGMQSYVKAFSAIRNLKPNRVIMLGTSHYAGLYGDLYDNTPFIVSEKTFRLPNGEVRADSAFIHLMKNSLNSETHGVSFSDRAHRIEHSLELHLLYLNHIWDHDFEIVPILVGGMEDLLYMNNSHKEQQVNSFMEWIAAKTNNETIILISGDLAHFGRKFGDNTPASDMFESVKAFDHTFLKLGADAKDFDLLEHIREDLDPYRVCGFPPLYSFLKTGLTDKGTILSYDLWDERERNSAVTFGSILYK; translated from the coding sequence ATGTTTAGTTCAAAAACCGATCCCATCCCTCCACTCCGTTATGATATTCAGGTGATCGAGGTTGCTCAGGACGGTCAGGACTACCTCCTTTTTCAGGATATGCTGGGTTACGCTACGGAGGGTTTCGCTATTCCGGCCGAGATGGAACCCATTCTTTCCCTGATCGACGGGTCCAGATCTGTTCAACAATTAATGCCTTTTGTAGGAGAGGGAGCTACGGAAGAGGAGCTATTGCAGTATATACAGTTTCTGGATCAGCACCGGCTGCTGGATTCCGATTTCTTTGCTAAATCAGCAGAGGAAACCGAAGACCGTTATGAAGCTTCAAGTATTCATCATAGCAATACTGCCGGCGGATCTTACCCGGATTCTCCGGCAGAACTGAAATCCCAGCTGGATGAAGCTTTTGCAAAATATGAGACCTCCGAACCGGTATCTGAGGCTGCTGCTTTATACGCTCCGCATATTGATCCACGGGTAGGTATGCAAAGTTATGTGAAGGCTTTTTCAGCAATCAGAAATCTCAAACCAAATCGGGTGATTATGCTGGGCACTTCCCATTATGCAGGACTCTATGGCGATCTGTATGACAATACCCCTTTCATTGTATCTGAGAAAACCTTTCGACTCCCGAACGGTGAAGTTCGGGCGGATTCAGCCTTTATACACTTAATGAAGAATTCCCTGAATTCCGAAACCCACGGGGTTAGCTTCAGTGACCGTGCCCACAGGATCGAACACAGCCTTGAGCTTCACCTGCTGTACCTCAACCATATATGGGATCATGACTTTGAGATCGTGCCTATCCTGGTCGGAGGAATGGAGGATCTGCTTTATATGAATAACAGTCATAAGGAACAGCAGGTTAATAGTTTCATGGAATGGATTGCGGCTAAGACTAATAACGAAACCATTATTCTGATCAGTGGTGACCTGGCTCATTTTGGGAGAAAATTCGGGGATAATACCCCTGCAAGCGACATGTTTGAAAGTGTTAAGGCATTTGATCATACCTTCCTGAAGCTCGGTGCAGATGCTAAGGATTTCGACCTTCTTGAACACATCCGTGAGGACCTCGACCCCTACAGAGTTTGCGGATTCCCACCCCTGTACTCTTTCCTGAAGACAGGCCTCACAGATAAAGGGACCATTCTCTCTTATGATCTCTGGGATGAAAGAGAAAGAAACAGCGCAGTGACCTTCGGAAGCATTCTCTATAAATAA
- a CDS encoding YfcC family protein, with protein sequence MKFSFPHPLAILLFCIALAATLTHIIPSGAYDRTSDAATGREVVVSGSYKQVEAEPIGVFDAIVKVPEGIIFGAEVVVLILIIGGAFVVVDKTGAFSDGIEALVNRFHHSPHIVMILVGCVFALAGLLNNTQEEIIAMVPFLILMTDRLGYMRISAIAISTGSAAIGAAFSPVNPFGVLIAQKISAVEPFSGTIFRLTIFAIVLVIWIWWILKKGRMHSSAIKDLEHTGSKLPARSAMILVLVLLTFSLMIYGILIWDWDYNQMSSLFLVMGLFCGLIGGLGINGTSKAYANGFQEMAFAAVLVGLARSLYLILEEGMIIDTIVHGLFSPLQDLPVAFSAIGMTLSQAIIHIPVPSNSGQAVLTIPLLTPLSDLIGMSRQVMILCYQYGGMLTDMITPTNGALLAVLAASGVGYNSWVKFIWKPFLMILGTALLSIIIGIYIGI encoded by the coding sequence ATGAAATTTTCATTTCCACATCCGCTGGCTATTCTGTTGTTTTGCATAGCATTAGCTGCCACTCTAACACACATTATTCCTTCAGGGGCATACGACCGTACATCAGATGCTGCTACCGGCCGTGAAGTAGTAGTTTCCGGGTCATATAAACAAGTAGAGGCGGAACCCATTGGAGTATTTGACGCGATAGTTAAAGTACCGGAAGGGATCATTTTTGGTGCTGAAGTGGTCGTTTTGATCCTGATCATCGGGGGTGCTTTTGTGGTCGTGGATAAAACCGGAGCATTCAGTGACGGGATCGAGGCGCTGGTAAACCGTTTTCATCATTCTCCTCATATAGTGATGATACTGGTAGGCTGTGTTTTCGCTCTTGCAGGGCTGCTGAATAATACCCAGGAGGAGATCATTGCGATGGTCCCCTTTCTGATCCTTATGACCGATCGTCTCGGGTATATGCGGATCTCCGCCATTGCGATCAGTACCGGGTCGGCTGCAATCGGAGCTGCTTTCAGTCCCGTAAATCCCTTTGGTGTCCTTATCGCCCAAAAGATCTCCGCAGTAGAACCATTTTCCGGTACTATATTCAGGCTGACCATCTTTGCCATAGTACTCGTCATCTGGATCTGGTGGATCCTGAAAAAGGGGCGAATGCATTCATCCGCCATCAAGGACCTGGAGCATACCGGTTCTAAATTGCCTGCCCGTTCAGCTATGATCTTAGTACTGGTACTTCTGACCTTTAGTTTGATGATCTATGGAATACTGATCTGGGACTGGGACTATAACCAGATGTCTTCCCTCTTTCTTGTAATGGGTCTTTTTTGTGGTTTGATAGGGGGCCTTGGGATTAACGGAACCTCAAAAGCTTATGCAAATGGCTTTCAGGAGATGGCCTTTGCAGCGGTATTGGTCGGTCTTGCCCGCAGCCTCTATCTCATCCTGGAGGAAGGCATGATCATAGACACCATTGTCCATGGTTTGTTCAGTCCCCTACAGGATCTGCCGGTGGCCTTCTCTGCTATAGGGATGACCCTGTCTCAGGCAATCATTCATATACCGGTTCCCAGTAATTCCGGACAGGCTGTACTCACTATACCCCTTCTTACCCCTCTTTCAGATCTGATTGGCATGTCCAGACAGGTTATGATCCTTTGCTATCAATATGGGGGTATGCTTACCGACATGATCACACCCACAAACGGAGCTTTGCTGGCTGTATTAGCGGCCAGCGGAGTCGGGTATAACAGCTGGGTCAAATTTATCTGGAAACCCTTTTTAATGATTCTTGGAACTGCCTTATTATCAATAATTATCGGTATTTATATCGGTATCTGA
- a CDS encoding threonine synthase: MNRLIATESRISHLYCSACGKKYAHYTLTDFAHCCNKPLLVEYDLEAKIDRTLLEGRENNMWRYREVLPVLDSDNMVSLGEGMTPMLRADRVSDANGFKDLYVKDEGLNPTGSFKARGLSMAISKAKELGVTECVIPTAGNAGGALSAYCARAGMKATVIMPIITPKIFKEECMFYGAEVMLVDGLIDKCGSLAKEIEEERGAFNISTLKEPYRIEGKKTMGYEIAEQFNWKLPDVILYPTGGGTGIIGIWKAFKEMTRLGWIVDEKMPRMIVVQTESCSPVVNEILGITTDESKFQKSIANGLAVPKAFGIDLIREVVSESGGTALTVSEEEIREGTLEFGRMEGISVCTEGGALWMALKKLVERGEVSKEEKIVLMNTGTGLKYLENLELGLR, translated from the coding sequence ATGAATCGACTGATAGCCACTGAATCCCGCATAAGCCATTTATATTGTTCGGCTTGCGGCAAGAAATATGCTCATTACACACTCACTGATTTTGCTCATTGCTGTAATAAGCCACTGTTAGTAGAATATGATCTGGAGGCTAAGATCGATCGAACCCTTCTGGAAGGACGAGAGAATAATATGTGGAGATACCGAGAAGTACTCCCTGTATTAGACTCTGATAATATGGTCTCTCTGGGCGAGGGAATGACCCCTATGCTCAGGGCGGACCGTGTTTCAGACGCCAATGGATTTAAAGACCTTTATGTAAAGGATGAAGGACTCAACCCAACCGGATCCTTTAAAGCCAGGGGGTTGAGTATGGCGATATCCAAAGCCAAAGAACTCGGCGTAACTGAATGTGTAATTCCGACTGCCGGTAATGCCGGTGGAGCGTTGAGTGCTTACTGCGCGAGAGCCGGGATGAAAGCAACAGTGATCATGCCGATCATCACTCCAAAGATCTTCAAAGAAGAATGTATGTTCTATGGAGCTGAAGTAATGCTTGTAGACGGGCTGATCGATAAATGTGGATCCCTTGCCAAAGAGATCGAAGAGGAGAGAGGTGCATTCAATATTTCCACATTGAAAGAGCCCTATCGTATTGAGGGAAAAAAGACCATGGGCTATGAGATCGCGGAGCAGTTCAACTGGAAGCTGCCGGATGTGATCCTCTATCCGACAGGAGGGGGAACCGGTATTATCGGTATCTGGAAAGCCTTTAAGGAAATGACCCGATTAGGCTGGATCGTTGATGAAAAAATGCCTCGTATGATAGTGGTTCAGACCGAAAGCTGTTCTCCCGTGGTCAATGAAATACTTGGAATTACCACCGACGAATCAAAATTTCAAAAGTCTATTGCAAACGGACTGGCAGTACCCAAAGCATTCGGAATAGATCTGATCAGAGAAGTGGTATCGGAGTCCGGTGGAACTGCCCTTACCGTTTCCGAAGAGGAGATCCGGGAAGGAACACTCGAATTCGGACGAATGGAAGGGATTTCTGTATGCACGGAGGGCGGAGCCTTATGGATGGCCCTAAAGAAACTGGTTGAACGGGGAGAGGTTAGTAAAGAAGAAAAGATCGTCTTGATGAATACCGGAACCGGCCTTAAATATCTGGAGAATCTGGAACTGGGTCTTCGCTGA
- a CDS encoding LysR substrate-binding domain-containing protein produces the protein MIAFKYKVFFEVAANLSFTKAAELLFISQPAVSKHIQNLENELGVALFDRRGNTIQLTSPGAKLLEYLHKARHLEKMVQSDIDIFRNQQEITGELKVGSSTTISLYVLPEILSSFHKKFPGIKILLINRNSENIINALQDKNIDLAIVESYHKINSLNYSPFIEDEIIPVCSSRSPYADQVIDLEDLRDIPLVLRERGSGTLGVINEALEKNGMKLGDLNIIARLGGTEALKNFLVKDESVGFLSKLAVVDELEKNQLRRLEIRGISLSRKMYFVTRKGEDRTGFIRSFILEAKEHHNL, from the coding sequence ATGATCGCATTCAAGTACAAAGTATTCTTTGAAGTTGCAGCGAATCTGAGCTTCACTAAAGCTGCAGAGCTTCTGTTCATTTCTCAGCCGGCGGTCAGTAAGCATATTCAGAATCTGGAAAATGAACTGGGAGTGGCACTTTTTGACCGCAGGGGAAATACCATACAGCTTACTTCTCCCGGTGCAAAGCTGCTGGAATATCTTCACAAGGCCAGGCATCTGGAAAAAATGGTGCAATCGGATATCGATATCTTCCGTAATCAGCAGGAGATAACCGGTGAGCTCAAAGTCGGATCAAGTACTACGATCTCACTGTATGTACTTCCTGAGATATTATCCTCTTTCCATAAAAAATTTCCCGGGATAAAGATCCTCCTTATCAATCGGAATTCAGAAAACATTATCAATGCTCTTCAGGATAAAAACATCGACCTGGCTATTGTGGAATCCTATCATAAAATAAATTCTCTGAACTACAGTCCCTTTATTGAAGATGAGATCATACCGGTATGCTCATCCAGAAGCCCATATGCGGATCAGGTCATTGATCTTGAAGATCTGAGGGATATACCCCTTGTTTTAAGAGAGCGGGGTTCCGGTACACTGGGTGTCATAAATGAGGCCCTTGAGAAGAACGGAATGAAGCTGGGTGATCTGAATATTATCGCCAGACTCGGAGGAACTGAAGCGCTCAAGAATTTTCTGGTAAAGGATGAATCCGTTGGGTTCCTTTCCAAACTTGCGGTCGTGGATGAACTGGAAAAGAATCAGCTAAGGAGGCTGGAGATACGTGGAATAAGCCTTAGCCGGAAGATGTATTTTGTTACCCGCAAAGGAGAAGATCGAACCGGTTTTATCCGTTCATTCATTCTGGAAGCAAAAGAACATCATAACTTATAG
- the gldC gene encoding gliding motility protein GldC encodes MQKKDITITVELDEQNIPTDIIWNATDLQGMDKAQCRAMLLSLWDSNNKDTLKLDLWTKKMTVDEMKIFFHQTLVTMADTFKRATNEEDMTLAMQDFCDYFAEKMDIKDN; translated from the coding sequence ATGCAAAAGAAAGACATTACGATTACGGTTGAACTGGACGAACAAAATATCCCGACCGACATTATCTGGAATGCCACAGACCTTCAGGGTATGGATAAGGCACAGTGCCGGGCTATGCTGTTATCTCTCTGGGATTCCAATAATAAAGATACCCTGAAGCTGGACCTATGGACCAAAAAGATGACGGTTGATGAGATGAAGATCTTTTTCCATCAGACACTGGTTACGATGGCAGATACTTTTAAGCGTGCGACCAACGAAGAAGATATGACGCTGGCCATGCAGGATTTTTGTGATTACTTCGCTGAGAAGATGGATATTAAGGACAACTAA
- a CDS encoding RluA family pseudouridine synthase, with amino-acid sequence MKKKADRENQKTIYDHVVPEGQQEEIRLDVYITSFVENASRTKVQKAIKDGHVLVNDKKEKASYIMQPEDMIHIELPKPPPPEAKPEEMELNIVYEDDDLIIVNKEAGMVVHPAYANWTGTLVNGLMYHVDELAGEDEDENLRPGIVHRLDKDTSGLLVVAKTDHALAELSALFQEKDVERTYWAVIWGTPEEEGTIEGNIGRSKKDRKLMAVQPENYGKPAVTHYKVLEYFDYLSLVEVKLETGRTHQIRVHFNHMGNPVFGDPTYGGTSVRYGPNTGSRKSMFHNLITGLGRQCLHAKTLGFVHPTTKEVVRFDSELPDDFQHVLTMLRENCKSEY; translated from the coding sequence ATGAAGAAAAAAGCCGACCGAGAAAATCAGAAGACGATCTATGATCATGTTGTGCCGGAAGGGCAGCAGGAAGAGATCCGTCTGGATGTGTATATCACCTCTTTCGTGGAGAATGCGTCACGGACCAAAGTACAGAAAGCTATTAAGGACGGTCATGTTCTGGTAAACGATAAAAAGGAGAAAGCATCCTATATCATGCAGCCGGAAGATATGATCCATATTGAGCTTCCCAAACCTCCGCCGCCGGAAGCAAAACCGGAAGAGATGGAGCTGAATATTGTTTATGAGGATGATGATCTCATCATCGTGAATAAAGAAGCAGGAATGGTGGTGCATCCGGCCTATGCAAACTGGACGGGCACCCTGGTCAACGGACTCATGTATCACGTTGACGAGCTTGCAGGAGAGGATGAGGATGAAAACCTCCGTCCCGGGATCGTGCACCGGCTGGATAAGGATACTTCCGGTTTACTGGTAGTTGCCAAAACCGATCATGCTCTTGCTGAACTGAGTGCCTTATTCCAGGAAAAGGACGTGGAAAGAACCTACTGGGCTGTGATATGGGGCACGCCGGAAGAAGAAGGAACCATTGAAGGCAATATCGGCCGTTCTAAGAAAGACCGGAAACTGATGGCCGTACAGCCGGAAAACTACGGAAAGCCTGCGGTCACACATTATAAGGTGCTGGAATATTTTGACTATCTGAGTCTGGTGGAAGTAAAACTGGAAACCGGACGAACGCATCAGATCCGGGTACATTTCAATCATATGGGAAATCCGGTATTCGGGGATCCGACCTATGGAGGTACTTCGGTCAGATACGGCCCAAATACCGGAAGCCGGAAATCCATGTTCCATAACCTGATCACAGGACTGGGACGGCAATGCCTGCATGCCAAAACTCTTGGATTTGTTCACCCGACGACCAAAGAAGTCGTACGGTTTGATTCTGAACTACCGGATGACTTTCAGCATGTACTGACCATGCTCCGTGAAAACTGCAAAAGTGAATATTAA
- a CDS encoding four helix bundle protein → MKENIIRDKSFQFALKIMTLSKELQMQRAIVLSRQVLRAGTSIGANIEEAIGAFSKSDFTYKMNISLKEAHETHFWLRLLDKSDYEISDLRVVMKDCLELVTILSAIVKTSKQKNQ, encoded by the coding sequence ATGAAAGAAAATATTATCAGAGACAAGAGTTTTCAATTTGCCCTGAAGATAATGACCTTAAGTAAAGAATTGCAGATGCAACGAGCGATTGTTCTTTCCAGGCAAGTACTTCGAGCGGGTACCAGCATCGGAGCCAATATAGAAGAAGCCATCGGGGCATTTTCGAAGAGCGATTTCACATATAAGATGAATATCTCCTTAAAAGAAGCCCATGAGACCCATTTCTGGCTGAGATTACTCGACAAGAGTGACTATGAGATCAGTGATCTAAGAGTTGTTATGAAAGATTGTCTCGAATTGGTTACCATCCTGTCAGCGATCGTTAAGACATCAAAACAAAAGAACCAATGA
- the recN gene encoding DNA repair protein RecN, translated as MIRSLYIKDFALIDELEVSFEKGLNILTGQTGAGKSIIIGALDMILGERADTDVIRRGTDKAIAEATIFVDEQEDLRKLLAEQEVEYRDYMILRREIRNTGSRAFINDTPVNISVLKSAGDLLVDLHGQHDHQLLLKEENHRGVIDGFGEVEPYLESYRDEYKKMVSLQKELRDLRKRESELQEKTELYRFQVKELQDARLNAEEEEELISEMNLLDNAEELDQKAAAISEMAESDDGNITQLMNFLKLQLEDLARIEPEFEQYLSEINAARVSINETIQFAERYRNSIEFNPKRLEELRQRQSELNRLQKKYQRDLPGLIQYLNEIQRELSLADNFDLEIEKILSAIEQQSEKLAKKARALHDKRVETGQRLSLQIQKELAELGIPHSQLEVKVNWLSDTKGWIYIDGQNVECTENGCDDIRMFISTNKGEEPKALAKIASGGEISRVMLALKSILAKEQSLPVMIFDEIDTGISGEISEKVGRAMRRLSTYCQIIAITHQPQIASQAHKHYKVLKEERDGRTISNILPLSEEEHIREIASLMSGAEISDATMISARELIENASRQQN; from the coding sequence ATGATCCGGTCTTTATACATAAAAGATTTTGCTCTCATTGATGAGCTCGAAGTGAGTTTTGAAAAGGGGCTGAATATTCTGACAGGACAGACCGGCGCAGGTAAGTCGATCATTATCGGGGCACTGGATATGATTCTGGGCGAAAGAGCTGATACCGATGTGATCCGCAGGGGAACGGATAAGGCCATCGCTGAGGCTACCATCTTTGTGGACGAACAGGAGGACCTCCGTAAATTACTGGCCGAACAGGAAGTGGAATATCGTGATTACATGATCCTCCGCAGGGAGATCCGGAATACCGGAAGCCGAGCATTTATTAATGACACGCCTGTAAATATCAGTGTATTAAAGTCAGCAGGGGATCTGCTGGTTGATCTTCATGGCCAGCATGACCACCAATTATTGCTGAAAGAGGAAAATCACCGGGGAGTGATCGACGGGTTCGGTGAAGTGGAGCCCTATCTGGAATCTTACCGGGACGAATATAAAAAGATGGTAAGTCTGCAAAAGGAACTGCGTGATCTGCGTAAAAGAGAGTCCGAACTGCAGGAAAAAACCGAATTGTATCGCTTTCAGGTAAAAGAGCTGCAAGATGCACGGCTCAATGCAGAAGAGGAGGAGGAATTGATCAGCGAAATGAATCTCCTTGACAACGCAGAAGAATTGGATCAGAAGGCTGCCGCGATCTCAGAAATGGCGGAATCCGACGATGGGAACATTACCCAGCTAATGAATTTCCTGAAACTGCAGCTGGAAGATCTTGCCCGGATCGAACCGGAATTCGAACAATACCTGTCCGAGATAAATGCTGCAAGAGTTAGTATAAACGAAACAATTCAGTTTGCGGAGCGATACCGGAATTCAATTGAATTCAATCCTAAAAGGCTTGAAGAATTAAGACAGCGACAATCCGAACTGAATCGCCTGCAGAAAAAATATCAGAGAGATCTGCCCGGTCTCATCCAATACCTGAACGAGATACAACGTGAACTCTCACTCGCTGACAATTTTGATCTTGAAATAGAAAAGATCTTATCGGCCATAGAACAGCAGTCTGAAAAGCTGGCCAAAAAAGCACGAGCATTGCATGACAAAAGAGTAGAAACCGGCCAAAGATTATCACTTCAGATACAAAAGGAATTAGCCGAACTCGGGATACCTCATTCTCAACTTGAAGTCAAAGTAAACTGGCTTTCAGACACCAAGGGATGGATATACATTGATGGACAGAATGTAGAATGCACCGAAAACGGCTGCGATGATATCCGCATGTTTATTTCTACCAACAAAGGTGAGGAGCCGAAAGCACTGGCTAAGATCGCCTCCGGTGGTGAGATCTCCAGGGTGATGCTGGCATTGAAATCCATCCTGGCTAAAGAGCAAAGCCTTCCCGTTATGATCTTTGATGAGATCGACACCGGGATCAGCGGAGAAATATCTGAAAAAGTAGGCCGAGCAATGAGAAGACTTTCCACTTATTGCCAGATCATTGCGATCACCCATCAGCCACAGATCGCAAGTCAGGCTCATAAACACTATAAAGTTCTAAAAGAAGAACGGGACGGCAGAACGATCAGTAATATCCTGCCGCTTAGTGAAGAGGAACACATTCGAGAAATTGCCAGCCTGATGAGTGGAGCCGAGATATCCGATGCTACCATGATCAGCGCGCGGGAGCTTATTGAAAATGCCTCCCGGCAGCAAAACTAA
- a CDS encoding T9SS type A sorting domain-containing protein, whose product MKRLILFVAATVCSMNVYAQDPVDYDTDIAPIMQNRCNNCHNAGQNAFNSSSYAAVMASVSPPTRYDKNQVIPGDPDGSPLVDKIEPNPQFGTRMPQGSSLSDDQIALIRRWIAEGANEVATSNENGITDVPDGFKLQGNYPNPFNPTTLVVFDSQTAGEYRLSIFNVAGVKVGEYSGRAATGSTNIAVQMNDQPTGVYFYRLNLITAGNRSVTADGKMTLIR is encoded by the coding sequence ATGAAAAGACTGATACTATTTGTTGCAGCTACAGTATGTAGCATGAATGTTTATGCACAGGACCCTGTAGATTATGATACAGATATAGCACCGATCATGCAGAATCGCTGTAACAATTGTCACAACGCGGGGCAGAATGCTTTTAATTCCAGTTCATATGCTGCTGTTATGGCCAGTGTGAGCCCTCCGACCCGATACGATAAAAACCAGGTGATCCCGGGTGATCCTGACGGCAGTCCTCTTGTGGATAAGATCGAACCGAATCCTCAGTTCGGAACCCGGATGCCTCAGGGAAGCAGCCTTTCCGATGATCAGATAGCGCTCATCAGAAGATGGATCGCAGAAGGGGCTAATGAAGTAGCAACCTCCAATGAAAATGGAATAACAGATGTACCGGACGGTTTTAAACTTCAGGGCAATTATCCTAACCCATTTAACCCGACAACACTGGTCGTATTTGATAGTCAGACTGCAGGGGAATACCGGCTTAGTATTTTCAATGTAGCCGGTGTTAAGGTAGGCGAGTATTCCGGAAGGGCAGCAACCGGATCAACGAATATAGCAGTTCAGATGAATGATCAGCCAACCGGTGTCTACTTTTACAGGTTAAACCTCATCACAGCAGGGAACAGGTCTGTTACTGCTGACGGAAAAATGACCCTGATACGCTAA
- a CDS encoding T9SS type A sorting domain-containing protein: MFRIVAYLSVLLFTSSTLLAQTGGEEYDYSDIQPIMVKYCNLCHSNGERGFKSNTYEGLINSVSPADRYNGPYIIPYDAENSPLVDKILPDPEVGNRMPLREEPVSEEEIAVIRAWIDQGAIESLVATSNENEDRPENFELLGNYPNPFNPGTIIRFNSLFPGSYRIIIYNAAGRKAAEYSGRASAGPNSIPADLSGFPSGVYFYRVTFAGSNTPSFTADGKMTLVR; this comes from the coding sequence ATGTTCAGAATCGTAGCATATCTAAGCGTACTACTTTTTACTTCTTCGACACTGCTGGCGCAGACGGGAGGCGAAGAATATGATTACAGTGACATTCAGCCCATTATGGTGAAATACTGTAATCTGTGCCACAGTAATGGAGAGAGAGGATTTAAGTCCAATACTTATGAGGGACTGATCAATAGTGTAAGTCCGGCAGACCGGTATAACGGGCCTTATATTATACCCTATGATGCAGAAAATAGTCCGCTTGTCGACAAGATCCTCCCTGACCCTGAAGTAGGAAACCGGATGCCGCTCCGAGAAGAGCCTGTTTCCGAAGAAGAGATCGCTGTTATCCGGGCATGGATCGATCAGGGAGCCATTGAAAGCCTGGTCGCCACTTCCAATGAAAATGAGGACCGCCCGGAAAACTTTGAACTCCTGGGGAATTACCCGAACCCCTTCAATCCAGGAACAATCATTCGTTTTAACAGTTTATTTCCCGGAAGCTATCGTATAATCATTTATAATGCTGCCGGCAGAAAGGCTGCGGAATACTCCGGCAGGGCTTCAGCCGGACCTAATTCCATACCAGCTGATCTGAGCGGATTTCCCAGCGGTGTATATTTTTACAGAGTGACATTTGCCGGAAGCAATACACCCTCTTTTACAGCTGACGGTAAGATGACATTAGTAAGATAA